GAGTTAAAGATTTCGAAGCTCGAAGAAATTGTTTCCAATGCACGTATCATTGACGAAAGCAAATTAGATAGTTCAAAAGTGTTAATCCTCTCAAAGGTGAAGCTTAAGAATAAGGCTAATAATGCATTAATGACCTATACTTTGGTACCTGAAAATGAGGCTGATTTAAAGTCCGGTAAAATTTCTGTAGACTCTCCAATAGGAAAAGGATTACTAGGTAAAAAATTTGGAGAAGTAGCCGAGATAACTGTACCCTCAGGAGCCGTAATGAAATTCGAAATTGTAGAAATATCCAGGTAAGAATGCCAAGTATTTTTTCAAAAATAATAGCAGGAGAAATACCTTGTTACCGGGTGGCTGAGACGGCCGATTATTTGGCTTTTTTGGATGTTTTTCCATTGGCTAAAGGACATGTATTAGTTGTTCCAAAGAAGGAGATTGATTATCTTTTTGATATGGAAACACCCTTGTATTTGGGCTTAATGGAATTTGCACAGAGGGTAGCCATTGCAATTAAAAAAGTGGTGCCTTGTCAAAAAGTTGGCGTAGCGGTAATTGGTTTGGAGGTGCCGCACGCACATGTTCATTTGGTGCCAATAAATACGGTTGGGGATATAAATTTCTCGAAAGCGAAGATGCAAATTCCGGCCAAAGAACTGGAAGATATGGCGCTATTGATTTCGAAAGCTTTTGATTAGGTTAATTTACTTCTTAAAGCGAATTAAAGTCTTACACCAATAACAAGAATATCATCTACCTGAAATTCTTCACCCTTCCAAATTTCTATAAAGTTATTGAGGTAAAAACCTTGTTCCTTCATGGATTTGTCGTACAAGTCGACAATTGTATCTCGGAATTTTTTAGTGGTCAATTTTTTCCCATCAGCGCCTCCAAATTGATCGGCATAACCATCCGTAAAGAGATAGATCGATTCTCCTTTTTGCAGCTGAATTTTGTGTGACTCAAATAGTTGTTTTTCGCCGGTAAAGCCACCGATGGCAGATTTAGTGGCTTTGATGACTTCAACGGTTCGGTTGTTTCTTAAAATCCAAAGCGGGTTAAATGCACCTGCATAGGTTATTTCTCGGGTATTCGAATTAATGCAACACAGGCAAATATCCATCCCATCTCGACTTGAGTTTTGATTTTGCTTTAAAGCAGTGCGCACACCATTGTGCAATTGGGAAAGAATGATGGATGGATCGGTAATTTCTTTGGTTACCACAATTTCATTCAAAATCGTATTCCCAATCATGCTCATGAATGCGCCTGGGACACCATGGCCTGTGCAATCAGCAGCAGCAAGAATATGAAGGGTTTCTTTGTTTTTTTCGACCGAGCCAAACCAATAAAAATCTCCACTTACCACATCCCGCGGTTTAAAGAGGATGAAGGACTCAGGCAACACATCCTTTATTTTTGATTCTACGGGCAGAATTGCGTGTTGAATGCGTTGCGCATAGTTAATGCTGTCTTTGATGTCAGTAAAGGCCCCATTTAGCTTTGAATTGGTGTCTTTTAGTTCCACGGTACGCGCCTCCACTTTATCTTCGAGTATTTTCTTTTCTTGAGCAAGTCGTTTTGTGCGGTAACTGATGAATAAAAATAATCCGCTTACCACTGCCGCAACTACTAATAATAAAAACCACCAACGTTGCCAAATCGGCGATTCAATGGTGAAATGGTATTCAATATTTTTTGTACTCCAAACACCATCACTGTTAACAGCTTGCACTCTAAAAATATAGTCACGTCCGGCAGGGATATTGGCATAAATGGCTTCGGTAGAAGCGGTGGTAGGAGACCAGTTTTTTTCGAGGCCTTCTAGCATGAACCGGTATTTTACATTGTTGTCGGTGGTTAACGCTTGAAATCCGAAAGTGAGGTGATTGTTTTTGTATGATAAGCTAAGATCTATCGGAAGTAGTGTTTTTGGATCGACCTGCGCATTGTAATTTTTCCAATTTACCTTTTGATATGCCAATCTTATTTCTTGCAATACAAGTCGAGGAGGCATGGAAATAGAAAAGTCGAGGTCTACATTAAATTTTGAAAAACCTTGTGTAGTGCCGGCCCAGATAGTTCCTTTTGAATCAATGAACAATGAATTAGTTCCAAATTCATTTCCTTCTAGTCCATTTTGATCGTTATAGGTTTTGTTGTGTTCAAGTTCGAAACGATCCGTGAGCGTAAGTTTATTTAGGCCTTTGTTTGTTCCAAGCCATAAGTTGTTTTTGGCATCCACTTTAATACAAAAAATCATATTCGATAGAATGCCAAAATTCTCGTTTAGTGTGTAAAAAATTTTGCCATTAAAACATCCCAAACCACCTTCGGCAGTTGCAAAAAAGAGGTTTCCATAACGGTCTTGGGCGATGCTGTTAATTGTGTTGTCTGGAAGTCCGTTTTGGGATGTAAATTGGAGGAAATTTTTACCGTCAAATTTATAAGCTCCACCTTGTAAAGTAGCCAGCCATATGTTTCCGTTTTTGTCTTCAATAATTGAGTTGATACTTGTGTTTAACAATCCTTCTTGTTGCCCATAATGAATAATGGATTTATTATTGAACTCAAAAAGCCC
The sequence above is a segment of the Bacteroidota bacterium genome. Coding sequences within it:
- the greA gene encoding transcription elongation factor GreA translates to MAQTSYFTEEGLKKLKDELHHLTTIERPFISNQIAEARDKGDLSENAEYDAAKDAQGLLELKISKLEEIVSNARIIDESKLDSSKVLILSKVKLKNKANNALMTYTLVPENEADLKSGKISVDSPIGKGLLGKKFGEVAEITVPSGAVMKFEIVEISR
- a CDS encoding SpoIIE family protein phosphatase; translated protein: MSFIRTILFYFILLWQLPLVYAQHFNFKNFTTKNGLANSIVLKITQDNEGYIWLATQGGLSRFDGKNFKNYNSVNGLPSSDISCILQDSKGIIWIGTTKGLCKFNGVNFEKVNTPELNTLIYSIVEDKQNRLWIATWGKGLICIKDNKIIQFQKKDGLATDTLLSVYLDSHNQLWVGTYHFGACKINLDNTQERLSTPTYYTTANGLSSNNIFCFLEINETQTWIGTTNGGITSIEKNRIHQIEVPGTEKTDYISSLYKDSRGNIWIGTLEHGLVKYDQKNFLAYTEKNGLLSHFINSVFEDNEGNIWIGTDLGVNQFRNDAFIGIRESDGLPSKVVQCFAQLPNGNILCGTGAGICLWNGKKVQQLEDVPELKSASILAIALDSVGNFWIGTLDGIYICTYGTKLKLQKKITESNGNFTFPVTSIVHTKNKKTFVSTFGYGLFEFNNKSIIHYGQQEGLLNTSINSIIEDKNGNIWLATLQGGAYKFDGKNFLQFTSQNGLPDNTINSIAQDRYGNLFFATAEGGLGCFNGKIFYTLNENFGILSNMIFCIKVDAKNNLWLGTNKGLNKLTLTDRFELEHNKTYNDQNGLEGNEFGTNSLFIDSKGTIWAGTTQGFSKFNVDLDFSISMPPRLVLQEIRLAYQKVNWKNYNAQVDPKTLLPIDLSLSYKNNHLTFGFQALTTDNNVKYRFMLEGLEKNWSPTTASTEAIYANIPAGRDYIFRVQAVNSDGVWSTKNIEYHFTIESPIWQRWWFLLLVVAAVVSGLFLFISYRTKRLAQEKKILEDKVEARTVELKDTNSKLNGAFTDIKDSINYAQRIQHAILPVESKIKDVLPESFILFKPRDVVSGDFYWFGSVEKNKETLHILAAADCTGHGVPGAFMSMIGNTILNEIVVTKEITDPSIILSQLHNGVRTALKQNQNSSRDGMDICLCCINSNTREITYAGAFNPLWILRNNRTVEVIKATKSAIGGFTGEKQLFESHKIQLQKGESIYLFTDGYADQFGGADGKKLTTKKFRDTIVDLYDKSMKEQGFYLNNFIEIWKGEEFQVDDILVIGVRL
- a CDS encoding HIT family protein, which produces MPSIFSKIIAGEIPCYRVAETADYLAFLDVFPLAKGHVLVVPKKEIDYLFDMETPLYLGLMEFAQRVAIAIKKVVPCQKVGVAVIGLEVPHAHVHLVPINTVGDINFSKAKMQIPAKELEDMALLISKAFD